CCTGCAAAAGACATTATGAAAACTAACGCTTAATTAATGCATCAACTTCATCAGATTGTTAATACCAACCTTCAGGGCCAAATTCATGAAACCAAAAATCAATAATCTAATGCTTGTCCAAGCTTGAATTTCTTTAGTTACCAAGTACTTTTGCAGGGTCTACCCGGGTTGCTTGCCACGCTGGGTAAAGTGTTGCCAAAATTGCGAGGACAAAGGTGACAATCACGGTGATAACGATATCTTGCCATACTAATTTGCTTGGTAAAAACTCGATAAAATACACACCTTGTAACGGGTTATCACCAAATAAGTTACTTACCCAAGTGAACAGTTCACTAATATTTAATGCTAGCATCACACCGATAATCGTGCCCAAAATCACACCTATTAAGGCTTGTGTAAAACCTTGCATAACAAAGGTCGCTAAAATGGTACTATCTTGTGCGCCCATGGTTTTTAAAATCGCAATATTTGCCTGTTTCTCACGTACTTCCATCACTAGAGACGAAACAATATTGAAACTCGCTACCGCAATTATTAAAAACACCACGATATACACAATGGTACGAACCATTTGAATATCTTGATATAAGCTCCCCTGCGTTCGAAACCAACTAGAGACATAAACATAATCTGGAATAACTTGCCCAACACGCATCGCTGTTTGATGGGCGGCGAACACATCGGCCACTTGTAATCGTAAGCCGGTTACTTGGTTTTCATTAAAGCTCAGCACATTTTGCGCTTTGTCTAGACGAATAAAAGCCGCGGTTTCATCTATTGGACCTCCCATTTTAATAATACCAGCCAGATTCAAGCTCACGCGTTTTGGAGCCAGTAAAGTGTTACTTTGCTGGTTTATCTGTGGGATTAATAAGGTAACTGGATCGCCAATTTTAAGACCTAATCGGTTTACTATTTGTTGTCCTAAAAGCACATCTTCTTGTTGTAACTGGCTAACTAAGCGCCCTTCTGTAAATTGGTTTAATGCCGACACCTGATTTTCAAATTCAGGGCTAACACCGCGCACTTCAACCGCTTTTAACTCACTTTTATATTGCGCCATACCATTAACACTAATAAAGGGTGCAGCACCTGTTACACCGGTTTGAGAGCGAAGTAGCGCAATTTTTGATTGCCAGTTATTGATTGGTTTATTTGGCGCGACATATTCAACCTGTGGTACAACAGATAAAAGCCGATGCACTAATTGCTGCTCAAAGCCATTAATAACTGAAAGAGCAACAATTAAGACGGCTACTCCTAAAAGTATGCCAATCGTCGAAGCTTTAGCTATAAAGCTAACAAAGCCATTTTGTCCGTCTTTTTGTCCGCTATGAGCGCGGAATCGTTTTGAAATAAAGGCACTAAGCAACATGCTGAGACTCTTTAATTGCAAGCTTACCATCATCTAAATAAGCAATTTTGCCGAGTTTATCTGCAAGCTCTAAATCATGAGTTACCACTACAAAACTGGTTTTTAAGCTGGTATTTAACTCTTTAATTAAGTCGTAAATCTTAATAGCGTTTTGTTTATCTAGGTTACCCGTTGGTTCATCGGCAAGCACCAAAGCAGGCTCTGTTACTAATGCACGTGCGATTGCAACCCGCTGCCTCTCACCACCTGATAAAGCCGATGGTTTATGTTCGCTGCGATGAGACAAGCCTACTTTATCTAGCATGTTATGCGCTTTTTCCGTTGCATCGACTGCACTTAAACCTTTAATTAAGAGTGGCATAGCAACATTTTCAATCGCAGTAAATTCCATTAATAGATGATGGAATTGATAAATAAAGCCTAAATTTTCATTCCGGAAACTGGCTTGTTGTTTTCGATTTAATTTAGAAACCTGCTGACCTTTAATTTCAACCTTGCCTGAACTTTCGTTATCCAAGGTGCCTAATATATGCAATAAAGTACTTTTGCCTGAGCCAGAGCTACCTACAACAGCTAACATTTCGCCTTGTTTAAGTGTTAAATCAACCCCTTTTAATACCGCAACCTCGTTATCGCCATCTTGATAAACTTTGTTCAGCTGCTGACAATTGATAACTAAATCACTCATAACGTAATACCTCTGCTGGATTCACTTTTGCAGCTTTTCTGGCAGGATACAAAGTAGCTAAAAAGCTCATCGCAATACTCCCTGCAGCAATTAGACTCAAACTCATAACATCAAATTTAACTGGTAAACTCACACCCGCTAATAAATTGATGCCTAACATATTTAATAATTCATTAATGTTGCTACTTAATAGCACACCAAGTAACGCACCAATGCTGGTACCGATCAGACCGTTATATAAGCCTT
The nucleotide sequence above comes from Pseudoalteromonas shioyasakiensis. Encoded proteins:
- the lolD gene encoding lipoprotein-releasing ABC transporter ATP-binding protein LolD produces the protein MSDLVINCQQLNKVYQDGDNEVAVLKGVDLTLKQGEMLAVVGSSGSGKSTLLHILGTLDNESSGKVEIKGQQVSKLNRKQQASFRNENLGFIYQFHHLLMEFTAIENVAMPLLIKGLSAVDATEKAHNMLDKVGLSHRSEHKPSALSGGERQRVAIARALVTEPALVLADEPTGNLDKQNAIKIYDLIKELNTSLKTSFVVVTHDLELADKLGKIAYLDDGKLAIKESQHVA
- a CDS encoding lipoprotein-releasing ABC transporter permease subunit, producing MLLSAFISKRFRAHSGQKDGQNGFVSFIAKASTIGILLGVAVLIVALSVINGFEQQLVHRLLSVVPQVEYVAPNKPINNWQSKIALLRSQTGVTGAAPFISVNGMAQYKSELKAVEVRGVSPEFENQVSALNQFTEGRLVSQLQQEDVLLGQQIVNRLGLKIGDPVTLLIPQINQQSNTLLAPKRVSLNLAGIIKMGGPIDETAAFIRLDKAQNVLSFNENQVTGLRLQVADVFAAHQTAMRVGQVIPDYVYVSSWFRTQGSLYQDIQMVRTIVYIVVFLIIAVASFNIVSSLVMEVREKQANIAILKTMGAQDSTILATFVMQGFTQALIGVILGTIIGVMLALNISELFTWVSNLFGDNPLQGVYFIEFLPSKLVWQDIVITVIVTFVLAILATLYPAWQATRVDPAKVLGN